One stretch of Brevibacillus laterosporus DNA includes these proteins:
- a CDS encoding PDZ domain-containing protein — protein sequence MGYYDKDFYEMEPKKRASRSGMGKYIVTSVTSAVIGGLVVLMLTPAISRTGYMNLPLNSGADANQAAVAASTISSKTNQSVSVNVETAVTSAVEKAEDAVVGITNIKRVANPWTRQTGNVESGVGSGVIFDKKDGKAHIITNNHVVQGAQSIEVSLASGDKVNAKVLGADQYNDLAVLEIDAAKVTKVAELGDSSTLKVGEPTIAIGNPLGLDFSRTVTQGIISSTSRSMPIDINGDGIVDWELDVIQTDAAINPGNSGGALVNIYGQVIGINTLKISREGVEGLGFAIPINDVKNIVPRLMQDGYLKRAYLGVTPRDLTDVPKYAWKEVLNLPSEVQTGVVAMDVGSFSPASKGGLKQYDVITQLDDTPINSSAQLLKYFTLNKKPGESVSITLYREGFKKVVKVTLGDKPEQGQEQQQPQFP from the coding sequence ATGGGTTATTACGATAAAGATTTCTATGAAATGGAACCAAAGAAAAGGGCTAGCCGTTCTGGCATGGGCAAATATATCGTGACCTCTGTCACATCTGCCGTCATTGGTGGTCTGGTCGTGCTTATGCTCACGCCAGCAATCTCGAGAACAGGTTATATGAATCTACCTTTAAATTCGGGAGCAGATGCCAATCAAGCAGCCGTGGCAGCATCTACGATATCTAGTAAAACAAATCAGTCAGTAAGTGTTAATGTGGAAACAGCGGTCACTAGCGCGGTGGAAAAAGCAGAGGATGCTGTTGTAGGAATTACCAATATCAAACGGGTAGCTAATCCCTGGACCAGACAAACAGGTAACGTAGAATCGGGTGTAGGTTCTGGTGTTATTTTTGATAAGAAAGATGGGAAAGCGCATATCATCACGAACAATCACGTTGTACAGGGTGCGCAAAGCATAGAAGTAAGTTTAGCAAGCGGGGACAAAGTAAATGCCAAAGTCCTTGGAGCTGACCAATACAACGATTTGGCTGTATTAGAAATCGATGCGGCGAAAGTAACAAAGGTCGCTGAGCTAGGTGACTCTAGCACCTTAAAAGTAGGGGAACCAACCATTGCAATTGGTAACCCACTAGGTCTAGACTTCTCCCGTACCGTTACACAAGGAATTATTAGTTCCACAAGTCGCTCCATGCCAATAGACATAAATGGTGATGGCATTGTGGATTGGGAGCTGGACGTTATTCAGACAGATGCAGCGATTAACCCAGGAAACAGCGGTGGAGCCTTGGTAAACATCTATGGTCAAGTGATCGGGATTAATACGCTGAAAATTTCTCGTGAGGGCGTTGAGGGTTTAGGATTTGCTATCCCAATTAACGACGTAAAAAATATCGTTCCACGCCTAATGCAGGATGGCTATCTAAAACGCGCCTATCTCGGTGTAACCCCACGCGATCTAACTGACGTACCTAAATATGCGTGGAAAGAAGTATTAAATCTGCCAAGTGAAGTGCAAACAGGTGTAGTTGCTATGGACGTAGGTAGCTTCTCTCCAGCATCTAAAGGCGGCTTGAAGCAGTACGATGTCATCACGCAGTTAGATGATACACCGATTAATAGTAGTGCACAGTTGTTGAAATATTTCACTCTGAATAAAAAACCGGGTGAATCTGTATCGATTACGCTGTACCGAGAAGGA
- a CDS encoding 50S ribosomal protein L9, giving the protein MKVIFLKDVKGQGKKGEIKELSEGYVRNFLLPRGLAKEATDGNVKNLEAQKKSEDKRKEQEKLEAQQLAEKMNEMTVKIKGKAGEGGRLFGAISSKQVVEALEEQFNVKVDKRKLDMEPIRSLGVTQVKTKLYHDIVATLKVHVVEE; this is encoded by the coding sequence ATGAAAGTAATCTTTTTGAAAGACGTAAAAGGACAAGGTAAAAAAGGTGAAATCAAGGAATTGTCTGAGGGCTATGTTCGCAATTTCTTACTTCCGAGAGGCTTAGCAAAAGAAGCAACAGATGGAAATGTTAAGAATTTAGAGGCACAAAAAAAGAGCGAAGATAAAAGAAAAGAGCAAGAAAAGCTTGAAGCCCAACAATTGGCTGAGAAAATGAACGAAATGACCGTTAAAATAAAAGGGAAAGCCGGTGAGGGCGGACGTCTTTTTGGTGCGATTTCCAGCAAGCAAGTTGTAGAAGCGTTGGAAGAGCAATTTAACGTAAAAGTGGACAAACGTAAATTAGATATGGAGCCTATTCGTTCTTTAGGCGTTACACAAGTAAAAACAAAGTTATACCACGACATTGTGGCTACTTTAAAAGTGCATGTAGTAGAAGAGTAA
- the walK gene encoding cell wall metabolism sensor histidine kinase WalK, with protein MAKLKLFKTVQWKVVVIYMLLLLMAMQVIGAYFTREVEKYYTNNFSEGLNGQATLLSTLLEKYFSQPRSPDDHNGQDVKTDIDNLIRNMSFKEAHVQVVDANGTVISTSEDNPAIIGQRTAQKEITIALLGTRNESMRIDPVTEGRVKVLAVPIKKGNVVYGAVYMVASIESLYTTIRKTTNIFATGTFIALFVTAVLGYLLAQTITKPVKEMTRQAKAVANGDFNRSVHIYSDDEIGQLGTTFNYMTARLKEAVLLEEEEREKLSQILANMSDGVMATDRDGTIILMNRSAEEMLEVQEAAVLEQKRSIYDVLRLPPEEEMPLFQEVEPLLLEMMVSNREVIMLRVLITPLQQDSGKKGGIIAVLQDVTEQERTEQQRRNFVANVSHELRTPLTTIKSYTEALMDGAVEVPELSNQFLRVTMNETDRMIRLVNDLLQLTRFDAQGIQLNQKQVSMNELLVYATQRFAMQCEQNGIKLTFSHTEGLDDVYIDDDAITQVVDNLLSNALKYTPEGGEVTVEARADREQQRAYISVKDTGIGIPKRDLRFIFERFYRVDKARSRSQGGTGLGLAIARELVEAHGGDIQIASEWNEGTIVTFWIPLGKGGEEA; from the coding sequence ATGGCTAAACTGAAGCTGTTCAAAACAGTTCAGTGGAAAGTAGTCGTCATTTATATGCTATTACTATTAATGGCGATGCAAGTCATTGGGGCATATTTTACTCGTGAAGTAGAAAAGTACTATACGAACAACTTTTCAGAAGGCTTAAATGGACAGGCTACCTTATTGTCTACTCTACTAGAGAAATATTTTAGCCAGCCACGTAGTCCTGATGATCATAACGGACAAGATGTAAAAACCGATATAGATAATCTGATCCGTAACATGTCCTTTAAAGAGGCGCATGTACAGGTAGTCGATGCGAATGGGACGGTCATTAGCACTTCAGAAGATAATCCAGCGATCATTGGACAACGTACTGCCCAGAAGGAGATTACTATCGCTCTGCTTGGGACACGCAATGAGTCTATGCGTATCGATCCTGTTACAGAAGGGCGGGTAAAGGTATTAGCTGTTCCTATAAAAAAGGGGAACGTGGTTTACGGGGCTGTGTACATGGTTGCTTCTATTGAAAGCTTGTATACGACCATTCGCAAGACCACTAATATTTTTGCTACAGGAACTTTTATCGCATTATTCGTCACGGCAGTGCTGGGGTATTTATTAGCGCAAACCATCACGAAGCCAGTAAAAGAAATGACACGTCAGGCTAAGGCTGTAGCTAACGGGGATTTTAACCGTTCGGTACACATTTATAGCGATGATGAGATTGGGCAGCTCGGCACTACCTTTAACTATATGACAGCACGCTTAAAAGAGGCGGTCTTATTAGAGGAAGAGGAACGAGAAAAGCTGTCGCAAATTTTAGCGAACATGAGCGATGGCGTCATGGCGACTGACCGAGATGGCACGATTATCTTAATGAATCGATCAGCAGAAGAGATGCTTGAGGTACAGGAAGCAGCTGTTTTAGAACAAAAGCGTAGTATATATGATGTGCTCCGCTTGCCACCTGAAGAAGAAATGCCTTTATTTCAAGAAGTGGAGCCTCTCCTTTTAGAGATGATGGTATCTAATCGAGAAGTGATTATGTTGCGAGTATTAATTACGCCACTCCAACAGGATAGTGGGAAAAAGGGTGGTATTATTGCTGTGTTGCAAGATGTTACGGAGCAGGAACGCACGGAACAACAGCGACGTAATTTTGTAGCCAATGTATCACACGAGCTACGTACCCCGCTTACTACAATTAAAAGCTACACAGAAGCACTCATGGATGGAGCTGTGGAAGTACCAGAGCTATCGAACCAATTCTTACGTGTCACCATGAATGAGACAGACCGCATGATTCGTTTGGTGAATGATTTGTTGCAACTCACAAGATTTGACGCGCAAGGTATTCAATTGAATCAAAAACAGGTAAGTATGAATGAACTTTTGGTGTACGCAACCCAGCGCTTTGCGATGCAGTGTGAACAAAATGGGATCAAGCTGACTTTTTCCCATACGGAAGGTTTAGACGATGTATATATAGATGATGATGCGATTACTCAAGTAGTGGATAATCTGTTGTCTAATGCACTCAAATATACGCCAGAGGGCGGGGAAGTAACGGTAGAGGCACGCGCTGATAGAGAACAACAACGTGCCTATATTTCTGTAAAAGATACAGGTATCGGGATTCCCAAGCGGGATTTGCGGTTCATTTTTGAACGTTTTTATCGAGTGGATAAAGCAAGGTCACGTAGTCAAGGAGGCACAGGCTTGGGATTAGCTATTGCTCGGGAACTGGTAGAAGCGCATGGTGGAGACATACAAATTGCAAGTGAGTGGAATGAAGGGACCATTGTAACATTTTGGATTCCTTTAGGTAAAGGAGGAGAGGAAGCTTGA
- the dnaB gene encoding replicative DNA helicase: protein MSDLYLDRVPPQNIEAEESVLGAIFLSKEALITAMELLRPEDFYKTSHQRIFNTMLVLYERGEPVDLVTVTADLQDQKVLEETGGVVYLTSLASSVPTAANIEYYAKIVEEKSLLRRLIRTATKIANDGYSREDEVGEIIADAEKYILEIAQNRNSGGFIPIRDALMETYERIEFLSQRKGDVTGIPSGYPDLDKMTAGFQRSDLIILAARPSVGKTAFALNVAQNVAARANETVAIFSLEMSASQLVQRMICAEGNLDASRMRSGGLEEDDWQKLTMAIGTLAKAPVYIDDTPGITVQDIRAKCRRLQTEKGLGLILIDYLQLIQGRGKGDNRQQEVSEISRTLKGIARELNVPIIALSQLSRSVEQRQDKRPMMSDIRESGSIEQDADIVAFLYRDDYYDKETEAKNIIEIIIAKQRNGPTGTVELVFLKEFNKFVSLDQRYRDVG from the coding sequence GTGAGCGATTTATATTTGGACCGTGTGCCGCCGCAAAATATAGAGGCGGAAGAATCGGTGTTGGGTGCGATTTTCTTATCCAAAGAAGCGCTTATTACTGCGATGGAACTCCTTCGCCCAGAAGACTTCTACAAAACTTCTCACCAGCGTATCTTCAATACCATGCTCGTCCTTTATGAAAGAGGAGAGCCTGTTGACCTTGTAACCGTAACAGCAGATTTACAGGATCAAAAGGTCTTGGAAGAAACGGGTGGTGTGGTCTATTTAACATCTCTTGCTAGCTCTGTTCCTACAGCAGCTAATATTGAGTATTATGCCAAGATCGTGGAAGAGAAATCATTACTTCGTCGATTAATTCGAACGGCTACTAAAATTGCTAATGATGGCTACTCACGTGAAGATGAAGTAGGCGAAATCATTGCAGATGCGGAAAAATACATCCTAGAGATTGCGCAAAATCGCAATAGCGGAGGTTTTATTCCTATTCGCGATGCTTTGATGGAAACCTATGAACGTATTGAGTTTTTGAGCCAAAGAAAAGGCGATGTAACAGGTATTCCATCTGGGTATCCTGATTTAGATAAAATGACTGCTGGTTTCCAACGTTCTGACCTGATTATTCTAGCAGCCCGTCCTTCTGTAGGGAAGACAGCATTTGCTTTGAATGTGGCCCAGAACGTAGCTGCAAGAGCTAACGAAACAGTAGCTATCTTTTCTCTAGAGATGTCCGCATCACAGCTCGTTCAACGTATGATTTGTGCGGAGGGTAATTTAGATGCCTCCCGTATGCGTTCTGGTGGGTTGGAAGAAGATGATTGGCAAAAGCTAACGATGGCTATTGGGACTTTAGCTAAGGCACCTGTCTACATTGATGATACGCCAGGTATAACCGTACAAGATATTCGTGCTAAATGCAGACGTCTTCAAACTGAAAAGGGACTTGGGCTCATTCTGATTGACTATTTGCAGTTAATTCAGGGGCGAGGAAAGGGTGACAACCGTCAGCAGGAGGTATCAGAGATCTCTCGTACATTAAAAGGGATTGCTCGTGAACTTAATGTACCTATCATTGCTCTGTCACAGTTAAGTCGTTCTGTTGAGCAACGGCAAGACAAGCGCCCAATGATGTCCGATATTCGTGAATCGGGATCTATCGAGCAGGATGCTGATATTGTTGCTTTCCTGTATCGTGATGACTACTACGATAAGGAAACGGAAGCTAAAAATATTATTGAAATTATCATAGCCAAACAACGTAATGGTCCTACGGGAACCGTTGAGCTTGTTTTCTTAAAAGAATTTAATAAATTCGTTAGCCTAGATCAACGATATCGAGATGTAGGTTAA
- a CDS encoding LysM peptidoglycan-binding domain-containing protein — MMRPAEWKDWLVQRVKPLLDTCNQSSRRIADRAWAYILSHKKQSVTVAVTLIMGASSVTYANYYYTSNMTPLYHVVLNGKEIGVVDNPEVVRQWTEERLKEQEQKHHAPLTLSDNITFAEEKVFKGQVNNDETLQKLEKEANLQVEAVKVMVEGKLVGYAANQEQADQILTDIKERFSGVPMKKTNKQEVMAASLPTDKQVKSVKFKEKISLDAEIVPADKIIPAEKLEEVLIKGTAQDVTHSVKSGDTVSGIAKQYGITQKQIFKNNPGVTENTLLQLDQKLNVTEIRPYVTVQVVENATKDENIFYPIETKSNAKMPKGETKVVQEGKNGLKRVQYEYIKENGQLVATKMIDEDMIQQPVSKVIEKGTKVIADRGTGRITWPAKGYISSGFGTRWGRMHKGIDIAGSGTVKAADNGRVVQVGWNGDYGISVTINHGNGMQTLYGHLRSAKVKVGQVVSQGAAIGVMGSTGDSTGVHLHFEVHKNGRLVNPLSVLR; from the coding sequence ATGATGCGACCGGCCGAATGGAAAGACTGGTTGGTTCAACGTGTCAAGCCATTGCTTGATACATGTAATCAAAGTTCCAGACGAATTGCAGACCGTGCTTGGGCATATATCCTTAGCCATAAGAAACAATCTGTTACTGTAGCTGTGACACTTATAATGGGTGCTTCTAGTGTAACCTATGCGAATTACTACTACACTTCTAATATGACTCCCCTTTATCATGTCGTGTTAAATGGCAAAGAGATAGGTGTGGTGGACAACCCTGAAGTGGTGAGGCAATGGACGGAAGAACGCTTAAAGGAACAGGAACAGAAACATCATGCCCCGCTTACGCTAAGTGATAATATCACGTTTGCAGAAGAAAAGGTTTTTAAAGGGCAAGTAAACAATGACGAAACACTTCAAAAGCTTGAAAAGGAAGCAAATCTTCAGGTTGAAGCTGTAAAGGTAATGGTGGAAGGCAAACTTGTAGGTTATGCAGCTAATCAAGAACAAGCAGATCAAATTTTAACAGACATCAAGGAACGGTTCAGTGGCGTTCCCATGAAGAAAACAAATAAACAAGAAGTTATGGCGGCTTCTCTTCCGACTGACAAACAGGTTAAGTCAGTGAAATTTAAGGAAAAAATTTCCCTCGATGCAGAAATTGTACCAGCTGACAAGATTATTCCAGCTGAAAAACTAGAAGAAGTATTGATTAAGGGTACGGCACAAGACGTGACACATTCTGTGAAGTCTGGTGATACAGTTAGCGGAATTGCTAAACAATATGGAATTACCCAAAAACAGATATTTAAAAATAATCCTGGTGTTACCGAGAATACGTTGCTTCAATTGGATCAAAAATTAAATGTTACCGAGATTCGCCCTTATGTGACGGTTCAAGTGGTGGAGAATGCAACTAAGGACGAAAATATTTTTTATCCCATTGAAACAAAATCGAATGCAAAAATGCCTAAAGGCGAAACAAAAGTAGTGCAAGAAGGTAAGAACGGTTTAAAACGTGTTCAATATGAATATATAAAAGAAAATGGTCAGCTTGTAGCAACAAAGATGATCGATGAAGATATGATTCAACAACCGGTCTCAAAAGTTATTGAAAAGGGTACGAAGGTCATTGCAGACCGTGGTACCGGTCGCATCACTTGGCCAGCAAAAGGCTATATCAGCAGTGGATTCGGCACTCGCTGGGGACGTATGCATAAGGGAATTGATATTGCGGGATCAGGTACAGTGAAAGCAGCAGATAACGGTCGCGTTGTCCAAGTTGGCTGGAATGGTGACTACGGTATTTCAGTTACTATTAATCACGGAAATGGTATGCAAACTCTCTATGGACATTTACGCAGTGCAAAAGTAAAAGTTGGACAAGTTGTCAGCCAAGGTGCCGCCATCGGTGTTATGGGCTCTACAGGTGACTCTACAGGTGTCCATCTTCATTTTGAAGTGCACAAAAACGGGCGTTTGGTGAACCCGCTTTCTGTGTTACGCTAA
- a CDS encoding transcriptional regulator, with protein MSRERMENIKSVVLVILVLLSLMLTTLLLNNQPQLEFISPATFVPADKQGASKQAKDFVVPDAVLFHYGEDRHTKAVSSDDVYRILMGQVQNWYFNEFSYYPMTEEKWNGIARKKLGLELQYNAQIPISIMEQVLTLRGDIDRELTGVDRVWLYYEEADDTVYALFLSTKDHQSFRAKTAVSPKDLRNSYLLFGKNLPEQILKMYKDPQGSPYIMQDKLTFWNIYYLPKKQSVMSMYNYNYLPISRKQLMDSYFLDPGLVRQIVERDGTNIYTDGTRSVQVRNGQHLMTLTTPVWQAGDTQMTAYEQLQESVSFINQHMGWIDEFRLRSMEERTESSSQIIFRQYLGAYPLISQDAKLIDNIQLNMDKGQVQSMRRSLIDLDTFFGYKEVSVASGTDLVAYLQENKIDTEKVSNVYLAYQLVEQKGYMQVIPTWVVQLEGMYNKIIDVRSAVPKGGIVSGLE; from the coding sequence TTGAGCAGAGAGCGGATGGAAAATATAAAGTCTGTCGTGCTTGTGATATTGGTCCTGCTCAGTCTGATGTTAACTACCCTTCTTCTAAACAATCAGCCACAGCTAGAATTTATATCACCTGCCACGTTTGTCCCTGCCGACAAGCAGGGTGCATCCAAGCAAGCGAAAGATTTTGTGGTACCAGATGCTGTTCTTTTTCATTATGGCGAAGACCGTCATACAAAGGCGGTCTCTAGTGATGATGTGTATCGAATCCTGATGGGGCAAGTGCAGAACTGGTACTTTAATGAATTTAGCTATTACCCCATGACGGAAGAAAAGTGGAATGGCATAGCACGAAAAAAACTGGGATTAGAGCTACAATATAACGCTCAAATACCAATTTCCATTATGGAACAGGTACTGACGCTGCGTGGGGATATTGATCGGGAGTTAACAGGAGTAGATCGAGTCTGGCTGTATTATGAAGAGGCAGATGATACGGTGTACGCTCTATTTTTATCAACAAAGGATCACCAGAGCTTTCGAGCGAAGACAGCCGTGAGTCCAAAAGATTTACGTAATTCCTATCTATTGTTTGGTAAGAATTTGCCTGAGCAGATATTGAAAATGTATAAAGACCCACAGGGATCACCGTATATTATGCAAGATAAATTAACCTTCTGGAACATTTATTATCTACCGAAAAAGCAAAGTGTCATGAGTATGTACAATTACAACTATCTACCTATTTCACGCAAACAGTTAATGGATAGCTATTTTCTCGATCCAGGCTTGGTTAGACAGATAGTGGAACGGGATGGTACCAACATTTATACAGATGGTACCAGATCTGTTCAGGTGCGTAATGGGCAACACTTAATGACTCTAACTACACCGGTATGGCAAGCTGGTGATACACAAATGACCGCCTACGAACAGCTACAAGAGAGCGTTTCTTTTATAAACCAGCATATGGGTTGGATTGATGAATTCCGCTTACGTTCAATGGAAGAGCGTACGGAAAGTAGCTCCCAAATCATTTTCCGTCAATATCTCGGAGCCTACCCGTTAATCAGCCAGGATGCTAAATTAATCGATAACATTCAACTTAATATGGATAAAGGCCAGGTTCAATCAATGAGAAGATCGTTGATTGATTTAGATACGTTCTTTGGCTATAAGGAAGTGAGTGTGGCTTCTGGTACTGATCTGGTTGCCTATTTACAAGAGAACAAAATAGACACAGAAAAAGTGAGCAATGTATATCTGGCGTATCAATTAGTAGAGCAAAAAGGCTACATGCAAGTAATTCCAACCTGGGTGGTGCAGTTGGAAGGCATGTATAATAAAATAATTGATGTTCGCAGTGCGGTGCCAAAAGGAGGGATAGTGAGTGGACTGGAGTAA
- a CDS encoding DNA-binding response regulator, with product MAKLLVVDDEKPIADILKFSLEKEGYQVVCAYDGEEALRLVHQEKPDLILLDIMLPGRDGMDVCRIVRQEYEMPIIMLTAKDSELDKVLGLELGADDYVTKPFGTRELLARVKAHLRRQKPKQGVQNKHLFRIGDLEIDLYSYTVKKVDETLELTHREFELLVYLAKHQGQVMVREHLLQAVWGYDYFGDVRTVDVTIRRLREKIEDDPSQPTYIITRRGLGYTMKQPSTGGSTHG from the coding sequence TTGGCGAAACTCCTCGTAGTGGATGATGAAAAACCAATTGCTGATATATTGAAATTTTCTTTAGAAAAAGAGGGTTATCAAGTGGTGTGCGCTTATGATGGCGAAGAAGCTCTTCGGTTGGTGCATCAAGAAAAACCTGATTTAATTTTATTAGATATTATGTTGCCTGGTCGAGATGGTATGGACGTGTGTCGGATTGTACGTCAGGAATATGAAATGCCGATCATTATGCTAACGGCTAAGGATTCGGAGTTAGATAAAGTACTGGGCTTAGAATTAGGTGCAGATGATTATGTGACCAAACCATTTGGTACACGTGAGTTATTAGCTCGTGTAAAAGCTCATCTACGCAGGCAAAAACCAAAGCAAGGAGTACAGAATAAGCACCTTTTCCGCATTGGTGATCTTGAGATTGACTTGTACTCTTATACGGTAAAGAAAGTAGATGAAACACTGGAATTAACCCATCGTGAATTTGAATTGCTTGTCTATTTGGCAAAGCATCAAGGACAGGTCATGGTACGAGAGCATTTGTTGCAAGCGGTATGGGGCTATGATTATTTTGGTGATGTGCGTACCGTCGATGTCACAATTAGACGTCTTAGAGAAAAAATTGAGGATGATCCAAGTCAGCCTACTTATATCATCACGAGACGTGGTCTTGGTTATACCATGAAACAACCTTCCACGGGAGGATCGACTCATGGCTAA
- a CDS encoding adenylosuccinate synthase: protein MSTVVVVGTQWGDEGKGKITDYLAETAEVVARYQGGNNAGHTIIFGGNKYKLHLIPSGIFYKDKICVIGNGMVIDPKALVAELDYLHGHGFTTNNLKISDRAHVILPYHIKLDGVEEESRGQNKIGTTRKGIGPAYMDKAARIGIRIADLMDKEEFKEKLARNLEEKNRILEKLYNEEGFVLEDIYEEYLKYAEIIRPYVSDTSVVLNDVIDNGNRVLFEGAQGVLLDIDQGTYPYVTSSNPIAGGVTIGSGVGPSKIHQVIGVAKAYTTRVGDGPFPTELHDAIGDHIREVGFEFGTTTGRPRRIGWFDTVVVRHARRVSGITGLAITKLDTLSGLDTLRICTAYKYKGEILNEFPASLKVLAECEPVYEELEGWSEDITGIRDLNDLPATARHYIERITQLTGVPMSIFSVGPDREQTNVVRGIYV from the coding sequence TTGTCAACGGTCGTGGTTGTAGGAACCCAATGGGGCGATGAAGGAAAAGGAAAGATTACAGATTATTTGGCAGAAACGGCAGAGGTAGTAGCACGTTACCAAGGAGGTAACAACGCCGGCCATACGATTATTTTTGGTGGGAATAAATACAAGCTGCATTTGATTCCATCCGGGATCTTTTATAAGGATAAAATCTGCGTAATTGGAAACGGAATGGTTATTGATCCAAAGGCATTGGTAGCAGAGCTAGATTATCTGCATGGCCATGGGTTCACCACTAACAATTTAAAAATTAGTGATCGTGCTCATGTTATTCTACCGTACCATATTAAACTGGATGGGGTAGAAGAAGAGAGCAGAGGCCAAAATAAAATTGGTACAACTCGCAAGGGTATCGGACCTGCTTACATGGATAAAGCAGCACGTATTGGTATTCGTATCGCTGATTTGATGGACAAAGAAGAATTTAAAGAGAAATTAGCACGTAACTTGGAAGAGAAGAATCGTATTCTTGAAAAGCTATATAACGAAGAAGGTTTTGTACTAGAAGATATCTATGAAGAATATCTGAAGTATGCTGAAATCATTCGTCCATACGTATCTGATACATCGGTTGTGCTAAATGATGTGATTGATAATGGAAACCGTGTTCTATTTGAGGGAGCTCAAGGGGTTTTACTTGATATTGACCAAGGTACTTATCCATATGTAACATCATCTAACCCGATTGCTGGTGGAGTTACCATCGGTTCTGGCGTAGGACCATCCAAGATTCACCAAGTAATTGGTGTAGCTAAAGCATATACAACACGTGTAGGGGACGGTCCATTCCCAACAGAATTGCATGATGCAATTGGAGATCACATCCGTGAAGTAGGTTTTGAATTTGGTACAACGACAGGAAGACCTCGCCGTATCGGGTGGTTTGACACTGTGGTTGTTCGTCATGCCCGTCGCGTGAGTGGTATTACTGGCTTAGCAATTACGAAGCTTGATACACTGTCTGGCTTAGACACCCTGCGCATTTGTACAGCTTATAAGTACAAAGGTGAGATTCTGAACGAATTCCCGGCAAGTTTAAAAGTACTGGCTGAATGTGAACCAGTATATGAAGAGCTTGAAGGTTGGAGTGAAGATATTACGGGCATTCGTGATTTAAACGATCTGCCTGCTACTGCTCGTCACTATATTGAACGTATCACACAGCTAACAGGAGTACCGATGTCCATCTTCTCCGTTGGTCCTGACCGTGAACAAACCAATGTAGTAAGAGGCATATACGTATAG
- a CDS encoding MBL fold metallo-hydrolase, translating into MQFSVLASGSTGNSIYVGTERTSLLIDVGLTGKQAEACLEEVGVKPGDLQAILVTHEHSDHIKGVGVMARRYGIPIYTTQKTWGELDKLIGTIPEGQKQLFEVGQTMEFGDITVESFGISHDATEPMGFCMHADNKKLSIATDLGYVSDRIKEVIRGADAYIFESNHDVDMLRMSQYPWSIKRRILSDVGHLSNEMAGEALTDILGGRAERVFLAHLSKENNMMDLAKLTVKNILEEKGLSVGNDVYLRETYPHRPTKLEVL; encoded by the coding sequence TTGCAATTTAGTGTGTTAGCCAGTGGAAGTACGGGGAATTCCATCTATGTAGGAACAGAACGTACTTCCTTATTGATTGACGTCGGTCTTACGGGGAAACAAGCAGAGGCGTGTTTAGAAGAAGTAGGTGTAAAGCCGGGTGATTTGCAGGCGATTCTAGTGACACACGAGCACTCCGATCATATAAAAGGGGTGGGTGTCATGGCGAGACGCTATGGCATCCCGATCTATACCACGCAAAAAACGTGGGGCGAATTGGACAAACTAATAGGAACGATCCCAGAAGGCCAGAAGCAACTCTTTGAAGTGGGCCAAACGATGGAATTCGGCGATATCACGGTCGAATCCTTTGGAATCTCGCACGATGCTACCGAGCCAATGGGCTTTTGTATGCATGCGGATAATAAAAAACTAAGTATCGCAACCGATCTAGGTTATGTAAGTGACCGTATAAAGGAAGTTATTCGCGGAGCAGATGCTTATATCTTTGAATCAAATCACGACGTAGATATGTTGCGCATGTCGCAATATCCGTGGAGTATTAAACGCCGAATTTTAAGCGATGTAGGTCACCTTTCCAATGAAATGGCAGGCGAAGCTTTGACAGATATTCTGGGTGGACGAGCAGAGCGCGTATTCTTGGCGCATTTAAGCAAAGAAAACAATATGATGGATCTGGCAAAGCTGACGGTTAAAAATATATTGGAAGAAAAAGGTTTGAGTGTCGGAAATGATGTGTACTTGCGAGAAACCTACCCGCATCGCCCTACAAAGCTGGAAGTGTTGTAG